In the genome of Streptomyces sp. NBC_00433, the window GTGCCGGCGGGCTGCAGCTGACCGGCGAGGGCGGGCTGCTGCAGCAGTTGACCAAGCGGGTGCTGGAGTCCGCCCTGGAGGGCGAGATCACCGACCACCTCGGCTACGAGAAGCACGACCCGGCCGGCGCCGGCAGCGGCAACTCCCGCAATGGGATCCGGTCCAAGACTGTGCTGACCGAGGTCGGTCCAGTTGAAATCGAGGTGCCCCGCGACCGGGAAGGCAGCTTCGAGCCGCAGATCGTCAAGAAGCGCCAGCGCAGGCTGACCGGTGTCGATGAGATGGTGCTGTCCTTGTCCGCCCGGGGTCTGACCCACGGAGACATCTCCGCCCACCTGGCCGAGGTCTACGGCGCCAGCGTTTCCAAGTCGACGATCTCGACGATCACCGACAAGGTCATGGACGGCATGGCCGAATGGCAGAACCGACCCCTCGACCCGGTCTACCCGGTCGTCTTCATCGACTGCGTCCACGTGAAGGTCCGGGTTCTGTCGACGATCTTGTGATGTGGCTGGGTGCGTTCATCGGGTGAGGAGGACACGCTTGCGCAGGAGGTCGAGGCCGGCGCGTCCGAACATCTGCCGTTTGAGCATCTTGAGACGGTTGATGTTCCCTTCGACTGCGCCGGAGCTGTAGGGCAGGGTCAGCCCGTTGCGGACGGCGTCGTGGTCACGGCGGAGGTTGCGGGCGAACGACGCGATCGGGGTGAGGCTGTCGGTTTCGACGGTGTGGATCCACTCGTCGAGGTGGTCGCCTTCGCGGTGGGTCAGCATCATCGCGAACGCCCGGACGTGGCAGGTGAGCCTGTCGAGATCCTTGTTGCGGGACCGGAGGACGGCGAGCCTGTCCGCGTTCGCGCCGTCGAGGTGGTCGGGGTGGGTGGTGATCCACGTGGTGACCTCGCGGACCGACGGGGGCTTGGGGCCTGGGGCCGGCATGTGGCCGCGGTGTGAACGGTAGCGCCGCAGGTGCCGCTGGACCGCCAGTTCGCCGCCGGGGTAGCCGAGTTGCTGGATCTCCCGGAAGAGCTGGGCTGCGTTGCGGATGCCCTCGTTCCAGCGCCGGTGGAGGTGGCCGGTGTAGGGATCGACCAGGTGAGCGCGCTGCAGGGTCTTCGCCGTCAGTTCCTCGACGGTGGCGGCGTTGACGAGCTTGCGGACCGTCGCCTGGTGCAGGCCGAGCTTGCGGCCGATCGCTGCCTTGGACAGCCCCTGAGCCCACAACTCGTGGGCTGCCGCGTGCTGGGCTTCGAGCCTGGCCACGATCTTCAGTTCGGGGTGGGGCTTGATGGTGTCCGGCTCAGCTTCGAGTCCGTCGGGTGCGGGTTGCTGGGCCGGTTCGGCCAGGTGCGGCTGGAGCACGCTGACCGTCTTCTCGACCGCCTGGCACAGGTTCTGCCACAGGTGGAAACGGTCGGCGACCTGCACGGCCTGCGGGGCGCCCTGGCGCGATCCTTCGCCGTAGCCGCTGGAGCGGTCCCGGCAGATCACCCGGACTTCGGGGTGCTGCCGCAGCCAGGCGGCCAGGTCCTCACCCTCCCGGCCGTCGAAGAGGTGAAGCGGGCGATGGGTCGCCATGTCGATCAGCACGGTGCCGTAGTGGCGGCCCTTGCGGAACGCGAAATCGTCGACGCCGAGCACCTCCACGGCTCCGACGTCTGGCTCTGGCAGGGCTTTGACCAGCCTCAACAGGGTGTCCCTGCCGGTCGCAATGCCCGAGACCGCCGTCAGCCGGGCTCCAGCACGGCCGGCGAGGGCGAGCCCGATCCGCGCCAGCAGCCCGAGCAGCAACGGGGTGAAGCGACTGTGCGGCCTGGTCAGGCCCTGGACCTGCTCGGCGAACGTGACCGCCGGACAAGCCGGGTTCCGGCATCGAAATCGGCGAACCTGCAGCTCAACGATCACACCGACGCCGCCCACTGCAACGTC includes:
- a CDS encoding ISL3 family transposase, whose amino-acid sequence is MAVEGGWCRCGQWSGRVHGRYVRSLRDVAVGGVGVIVELQVRRFRCRNPACPAVTFAEQVQGLTRPHSRFTPLLLGLLARIGLALAGRAGARLTAVSGIATGRDTLLRLVKALPEPDVGAVEVLGVDDFAFRKGRHYGTVLIDMATHRPLHLFDGREGEDLAAWLRQHPEVRVICRDRSSGYGEGSRQGAPQAVQVADRFHLWQNLCQAVEKTVSVLQPHLAEPAQQPAPDGLEAEPDTIKPHPELKIVARLEAQHAAAHELWAQGLSKAAIGRKLGLHQATVRKLVNAATVEELTAKTLQRAHLVDPYTGHLHRRWNEGIRNAAQLFREIQQLGYPGGELAVQRHLRRYRSHRGHMPAPGPKPPSVREVTTWITTHPDHLDGANADRLAVLRSRNKDLDRLTCHVRAFAMMLTHREGDHLDEWIHTVETDSLTPIASFARNLRRDHDAVRNGLTLPYSSGAVEGNINRLKMLKRQMFGRAGLDLLRKRVLLTR